A single region of the Leptolyngbya subtilissima AS-A7 genome encodes:
- a CDS encoding MotA/TolQ/ExbB proton channel family protein yields MATVLDVLVKGGPVMVPIMGCSVLTIATALERALFWTKLLRREDQVVSEVLDASRRDLSKAAEIAAQSQDLPIGRFLLAPLRLKQPSPETFRLAMETVGDRELVKMRKGDKLLETVVAIAPLLGLLGTVTGLIATFSNLNIGGGGSGEQASAAAAGIGEALITTAAGMVVAILALLIFRVLVTLQAQQVDYFSDAGNELELIYRQYWHEPTTLANDPTHRGEFIGSSDRL; encoded by the coding sequence ATGGCAACTGTTCTCGACGTTTTGGTCAAGGGTGGACCCGTAATGGTGCCCATTATGGGGTGCTCAGTACTCACCATTGCCACGGCCCTGGAGCGTGCCCTGTTTTGGACAAAGCTCCTGCGGCGAGAAGACCAGGTCGTATCTGAGGTGCTTGATGCTTCCCGGCGGGACCTGAGCAAGGCTGCTGAGATTGCAGCCCAGTCCCAAGATTTGCCCATCGGCCGGTTTTTGCTCGCTCCCCTGCGGCTCAAGCAGCCCTCTCCCGAAACCTTTCGTCTGGCGATGGAAACCGTGGGCGATCGCGAACTGGTCAAAATGCGCAAGGGCGACAAGCTTCTAGAAACCGTCGTGGCAATCGCGCCGCTGCTGGGCCTGTTGGGAACGGTAACCGGCCTGATCGCCACCTTCAGCAACCTCAACATTGGCGGCGGCGGCTCAGGAGAGCAGGCGAGCGCCGCCGCCGCTGGTATCGGCGAAGCGCTGATTACCACGGCAGCGGGCATGGTCGTCGCCATCTTAGCGCTGCTAATCTTTCGCGTTCTGGTGACCCTGCAAGCTCAGCAGGTTGACTATTTCTCCGATGCTGGCAACGAGCTAGAACTCATTTACCGCCAGTATTGGCACGAGCCCACCACTCTGGCCAACGACCCCACCCACCGGGGAGAGTTTATCGGCAGCAGCGATCGCCTTTAA